The Vigna unguiculata cultivar IT97K-499-35 chromosome 6, ASM411807v1, whole genome shotgun sequence genome contains a region encoding:
- the LOC114187255 gene encoding rho GDP-dissociation inhibitor 1-like, whose amino-acid sequence MSLATAKDMGIDDKVKDNEVAGDDDASRVHEGKAGTDHEESADEGGGTLGRYKSESSVAATEDEDDDEERKIELGPQCTLKEQLEKDKDDESLRRWKEQLLGSVDINSVGESLEPSVKILSLAIKAADRPDIVLAIPEGGNPKGMWFTLKEGSRYSLMFTFLVEKNIVSGLKYTNTVWKTGMKVDSTKEMIGTFSPQAEPYTHEMPEETTPSGMFARGAYTARSKFVDDDNKCYLEINYTFDIRKDWQ is encoded by the exons ATGTCTCTGGCCACTGCGAAAGACATGGGTATTGATGACAAAGTGAAAGACAATGAGGTTGCAGGCGATGATGATGCCTCTCGGGTGCACGAGGGAAAAGCCGGTACTGATCACGAAGAAAGTGCGGATGAAGGGGGAGGGACCCTCGGCAGATACAAGAGTGAGAGTTCCGTTGCTGCTACCgaggatgaagatgatgacgagGAGAGGAAGATTGAATTGGGTCCTCAGTGCACTTTGAAGGAACAACTCGAGAAGGATAAG GATGACGAGAGCTTGAGGAGGTGGAAGGAACAGCTTCTTGGAAGTGTGGACATAAATTCTGTTGGAG AATCTCTGGAGCCAAGTGTGAAGATCCTTAGCCTTGCAATTAAGGCTGCTGATAGACCTGACATTGTTCTTGCAATACCAGAAGGAGGAAATCCGAAGGGTATGTGGTTTACTTTGAAAGAGGGTAGTCGTTACAGCCTGATGTTCACTTTCCTGGTCGAGAAAAACATCGTTTCAGGTCTCAAATACACCAACACTGTGTGGAAAACTGGTATGAAAG TTGACAGCACTAAAGAAATGATTGGAACCTTCAGCCCTCAAGCAGAGCCTTACACACATGAGATGCCCGAAGAGACAACACCATCTGGGATGTTTGCTAGAGGAGCATATACAGCAAGAAGTAAG